GCAAAGAAGGTCTCGGCGCCGAAGTTGCCGGACTTCAGCGTGATCGCGATGCGTTCGCCGCCGCTGTCGCAGGTGCACCACGGCACGCCCGGCGCGATCTCGGCGCCGATGTCCAGCCGGTCGATGCCCAGCGCCTGCGCGACCGCGCCAGAGGTCTCGCCGCCCGCGACGACGACTCGCCGCGCGCCTCGGTCGCGGGCCGCGACGGCCAGCTTGGCCAGCGCACGTTCGACCACCGCGCCCGCCTCTTCGCGGCCCAGCGCGGCCTGCGCGGCGCGCACCTGATCGGGCTCTGCGGTGGCATAGACCAAGGGCGCTGCGTCCAGATCCTGAGCGGCGAGCCAGTCCAGCGCCTTCTGCGGGCCTTCCTCGTCCAGCTTGACGGGGTCGAGCCGGTAGGACGGCGCGCCGGTCGCCTTGTAGGCCTCCACCTGCTTGCGGGTCATGGCGGAACAGCTACCGGAGAGGACCACCGCGCCGGGGCCGATCTGCTCGGGCGCTCGGGCGGTGTCGGCCTTCAGCGCGCCGTCCTGCATCCAGAGCTTGGGCAGGGGCATGGCGACCGCGCTGCCGCCGGTCATCAGCGGCATGTCCCGGCAGGCCTCGGCGATGGTGTAGAGGTCTTCGTTCGCCACCGCGTCGATGACGACATGGGCCACACCCTCCTCCGCCAGCCGCGCGAGTTCGGCCCTGAGCGCCTCGGCGCCCTGCGCCACGGTCAGGCGGTCGGCCAGACCCACGGGCCGCGTCACCTGCGGCTCCAGCAGGCGCATCAGGTTGGAATCGGTCATCGGCGTCAGCGGGTGGTCCTTCATCGGGCTTTCCGCCAAGGGCTGCCGCCCGACGAAGAGGTTGCCCATGAAGATCGACCGGCCGTTTTCCGGGAAGGCGGGGCAGTAGATCGTCTGATCGGTGCCAAGATCCGCCATCAGCGCCTCGGCCACCGGACCGATGTTGCCTTGGGGCGTCGAATCGAAGGTCGAGCAGTACTTCCAGAAGAACCGCTGCGCGCCCGCCGCCTGCAGCCACTTCAGCGCGGCGCGGCAGTCGGCGACGGCCTTGTCGACCGGCTCGGTCCGGCATTTCAGCGCGATCACCTCGAAGGGGGCGGTGTCGGCGGGCGGCGTCTCGGGCACGCCCAGCCGCAGGGAAACCGGCACGCCCGACCGCGCCAGAAGCCCGGCCAGGTCGGTGGCGCCGGTGAAGTCGTCGGCGATGGCTCCGAGCAGGGTCATGTGTCACCTCCCGGCAGGGTCAGGCCCGCATGGGTGGCGTAAAGCTTGGCGATGGCCGCGTCGTCCTCGCGGCCCATGCCCATGCCGCTGGCCGCGACCCACTGCTGCAGCGCCGCCGCCGTGAGCGGCGCGCTGAACTTCGCGCTGCGGGCGATGTCGGAGACGATGCCGAGGTCCTTGAGCCAGATGTCCACGGCGGAAAGCGGCGTGTAGTCGCCCGACACCACATGCGGCGCGCGGTTTTCCAGCACCCAGCTTGTGCCGGCGCATTCGGGGATGACCTTGACGAACTGCTCGGGCGTGACGCCCTGTGTCATGCCAAAGGTCATGGCCTCGCCCATGGCGGCCAGATGCACCCCGACCAGAAGCTGGTTGATCGCCTTCATGGCGGACCCCGGACCGGCCTCGTCGCCGAGCTCGAAGACCTTGGCCGCCATGGCGTCCAGCACCGGGCGCGCCTTGGCGAAGGCCTCGGGCGCGCCGGAGGCCATGACCGACAACTCGCCCGAGGCGGCCTTGACCTGCCCGCCCGAGATCGGCGCGTCGAGGTAGAGCACCCCCGCCTCGGCACAGCGCGCGGCCATGGCGCGGGCGAAGTCCGGCGCGACGGTCGCGCAGGAGACGACGACGGCGCCCTGCTTCATCTGCGCCACGGCGCCGCCCTCGCCAAAGAGCACGGCCTCGGTCTGCGCGGCATTCACCACGACGGTCACGACCACATCGGCCTCTGCATAGTCGCCGGGGCCGGTCACGGCTTTGCCGCCCTCACCCGCGAAACGTTCGATCTGGGCGGCGTTGACGTCCGCGCCCCATGTCTCGAGCCCTGCTTTCAGGCAATTCGCCGCCACCCCATAGCCCATGGAGCCGAGGCCGATCACGGCCACTCTTGTCTCTGTCACGATGTCCTCCCGGAAGGTCTGCTTGCGCTACCAGCGTCTTCGGGGCGGATCATCCCTTGCCCGGACCCAAAGCGCAAGCGGATCGGTCGGACGGCGCTTTTCCGGCAACGTTGCGGGTATTTCGGGCCGGGCAGTGAGTATTTGGACAGAGAAGAAGCACAGGATCGTCCCTCGCCGGAGATGGCGCGCAGGCCCCTGACTTCTTTTCTGCAAAAATACTCCCGCCGGAGGCGCAGGCCCGCCCCGGGGCGGTCAGATCACGTTCTTCTCGAGGAAGGGGGTGCCGGTCAGGATGCGCGTCATGCCCAGAGGCGAGAGGTCGAGCGTGCGGTAGGTGCCGTGGACGATCAGCTCTGCCACGGCGCGGCCGGTGGCCGGGGCCTGCTGCAGGCCATGGCCCGAGAAGCCGTTGGCAAAGAGCATGTTGGGCACCTCGGGGTGGGGACCGACGATCATGTTGTGGTCGAGCGTGTTGTAGGCGTAGTGGCCGGCCCAGCTGCGGATCACCTTGATTGCCTCGAAGGATTCGGAGCGGGCGGCGAGAACGGGCCAGATGCGCTCTTCGAACTCGGCGTAGTCGGGCTCGAAGTCGTCGCAACCCACGGCGCGGTCGTCTTCGGGCGGGCATTGGGTCATGAAGTAGCGGCCCTCGGGGCGGCAGTAGACACCCGAGGGGTCGATCATCAGCGGCAGGCGGCCCTGGTTGACGCGCGCCGTGCCCTCGGGGCTTTGGGCACAATCATACAGGAAGACCGTGCGTTTGCGGGGTTCGACCGGGATGTGCAGGCCAGCCATGCCCGCCACCTGCGCCGCGCGCGGGCCTGCGGCATTGACCACCGTTCCGCAGGCCAGCCTGCGGCCCGATGCCAGCGTCACATGGATGATGCGGTCGCCCGCCCGGGTCAGGCCGGTGACCTCGTCGCGGACGTAGGTGACGCCCTGCGCGCGGGCCTTGTTGCGAAAGCCGTTCATCAGGCCGGTGTTGTCGAACCAGCCCTCTCCGGACCGCCCGTAGGAGGCGAGGCGGATGTCGTCGCAGGTGAGGTGCGGAAAGGCGCGGGACAGATCGTCGGGCGACCAGAGCACCACGTCGGCGCCGCAGGCGCGCTGGGTCTCGTGGTTCTCGCGCAGGGTCCGCTCTTGTTCCGGCGTGGCGGCAAGGTAGAGGTAGCCGCCCTCGTGAAAGGCCAGATCCGGGCGGTCGTCGCGGGTTGCGCAGAGGATGGCGAAGTCGCGGATCACCTTGGCGCCATACTGGCTGATGGCCACGTTGATCGCGTTGGAGAACTGCGTCCGGATCGAGGCCGCGGAGAGCGCGGTCGAGGCGCGGGCGTAGGTCGGGTCGCGTTCCACCACGAGGACCCGCCCGTCGAAATCCGGATCGCCGGAGAGGTAGCAGGCCACGGCGGAGCCGATCACCGCCCCGCCCACGATCACCACGTCAAAGCTGTCCTGCATCCTTGCCCCCCGGACCTGTCCGCGCAGCTTCCACGAGTGGCGGGCAGATGCAACGTCTGGGGCCTTGATCGCCGGGCCGGGACGCGGGAAAACCCAAGGCAGGGAAAAGGGAGGCGACCATGGCGCCGAAATTCGGGACAAGCGGCCTGCGCGGGCTGGTGACGGAACTGACGGAGCCCTTGGTGCGTGACTACGTCACCGCCTTCCTGAGCGCCTGCCCGCATGGCGGTGCGGTGCATGTGGGGCAGGACCTGCGCACCTCCTCGCCGCAGATCGCGGGCTGGGTCATGGAGACGGTGCGCGCCTCTGGCCTGACCGCCGTCGATTGCGGCACCGTGCCGACGCCGGCGCTGGCGCTTTCCGCGCTGGGGGCGGGCGCGGCGGCTATCATGGTGACCGGCAGCCATATCCCCGCCGACCGCAATGGGCTGAAGTTCTATCTGCCCACCGGCGAAATCCTGAAAGAGGACGAGGCGCGGATCACGACAGCGCTCGGCCAACCCCTCCCGGACGGCGCGGGCGCGCTTGAAACGAAGGACGCGGCGGCGGACTATGTCGCCCGCTACACGCGGGGCTTTGCCCCGGACACGCTGGCGGGGCTGACGGTGGGCGTCTACCAGCACTCCTCCGTGGCGCGCGACCTGCTGGTCGCCGTGGTGGTGGCGCTGGGGGGCCGCGCCGTGCCGATCGCACGATCCGAAAGCTTCATCCCCGTCGACACGGAGGCGCTGGACCCCGAGACCGGGGCGCTGTTCGCGGGATGGTTCGCGGAGCACGGGCTGGACGTGCTGATCTCGACCGACGGGGACGCGGACCGGCCCATGGTGGTCGACGACGCCGGGCGCGTGGTGCCGGGGGACGTGCTGGGCGCGCTGACCGCGCGGCATCTGGGGGCCGGGGTCGTCTGCACGCCGGTCTCTTCGAACACCATGGTCGAGGATGCGGCCTTTGGCCTGACCGTGCGGCGCACGCGGATCGGCTCCCCCTTCGTGATCGCGGCGATGGAAGAGGCGCTGACCGCAGATCCCGCCGCGCGGGTCGTGGGTTACGAGGCGAACGGGGGCTTCTTGCTGGGCTTCGACACCGGGACACTGGCGCCCCTGATGACCCGCGACTGCCTGCTGCCCATCCTCGCACCCCTTGCGGCGGCGAAGGTCGCGGGGGTGAAGCTGTCGGCACTGATCGACGCGCTGCCGCCGCGCTTCACCGCCGCCGACCGCATCGCCGGGATCGAGACGGCGCGCGCCGCCGCCTTCCTTGAGGACCTCACCGAAGGCCCCGAAGCCCGTGCCGCCTTCTTCGGCGAGGCCGAGAGCGCGCTGGACCTGACCGACGGGCTGCGGGCAAGCTTTGCCGGGGGCCATGTCCTTCACCTGCGCCCCTCGGGCAATGCGCCGGAATTCCGCTGCTACGCCGAAGCGGGCAGCCGCGGGGCCGCGCAGGCGCTCGTCGCGCGCACATTGGACAAATTGCGGGCGACCCTGACCTGACGACCGCCCGAGGGCAACAGATCGCCACGCGTTCGGCGGCTTTGTTGACACCGCCTGCGCGGCGCCGCATGACATCCCGAAACCTGCCTGAAGGATTTCAGTTATGAAGATTGCGATGATCGGAACCGGCTACGTCGGGCTTGTCTCGGGCGTCTGTTTCTCGGATTTCGGGCACGAGGTTGTCTGCGTCGACAAGGATCCCCGCAAGATCGAGATGCTCGAGCGCGGCGAGGTGCCGATCTACGAGCCGGGGCTCGACACGCTCATGGCGAAGAACGTCGAGGCCGGACGCCTGACCTTCACGCTTGACCTCGCCAAGGCCATCGAGGGCGCCGAGGCGGTCTTTATCGCGGTGGGCACGCCGACGCGGCGCGGCGACGGTCATGCCGACCTGACCTACGTCATGGCCGCCGCCGAGGAAATCGCCCGCGCGGCGAAGGACTACGTCGTGGTCGTCACCAAGTCGACGGTGCCGGTGGGCACAAACGCCAAGGTGCGCGAGACGGTGGCCGCCGCGAACCCGGACCTCGACTTCGACGTGGCGTCGAACCCCGAGTTCCTGCGCGAGGGCGCGGCCATCGACGACTTCATGAAACCCGACCGCGTGGTCGTGGGCGTCGAGACCGACCGCGCCGCCAAGGTGATGGAGGGCATCTACCGCCCGCTCTACCTGCGCGACTTCCCGATCGTGACCACGGACCTCGAATCCGCCGAGATGATCAAATACGCCGCCAACGCCTTTCTCGCGACGAAGATCACCTTCATCAACGAGATCGCGGCGCTGTGCGAAAAGGTCGGCGCGGACGTCAAGCAGGTGTCGAAGGGCATGGGCATGGACGGCCGCATCGGCAACAAATTCCTCCATGCAGGCCCCGGCTACGGCGGGTCGTGCTTTCCCAAGGATACCAAGGCGCTCGCCCGCATCGGGCAGGAGCACGCCAGCCCCATGAGCATCGTCGAGACGGTGATCAAGGTGAACGAGGACACCAAGCGGCGGATGATCGACAAGCTGCTCGACCTCTGCGGCGGGTCCTTCAACGGCAAGACGGTGGCGGTGCTGGGGGTGACCTTCAAGCCCAACACCGACGACATGCGTGACGCGCCCGCGCTGACCATCGTGCCCGCCATGGTGGGCGGCGGCGCCAAGGTGCGCGTGGTCGATCCTCAGGGCCGTCGCGAGGGCGAACACATGCTGCCCGGCGTCGACTGGGCCACCGACCCCTATCGCGCCGCCGAGGGCGCCGATCTGCTGGTGATCCTGACCGAGTGGAACGAGTTCCGTGCTCTGGACCTGACCCAGCTTGCGGGCAGCATGGCCAGTGCCCGCATGGCTGACCTGCGCAACATCTACAGCCCCGAAGACGCGCGCCGCGCCGGCTTCACCGCCTATGAAAGCATCGGCCGCAGTGGATTCGACTCGGCCTGAGCAAGGCCCCAACACGCTGAGAGAAAGCCGACTTTGGCGACACAACCTAAAGGCGGCATTTTTGTGACTGGCCGGGCACAGGTCCGAATTCAGGTAAGCGCGGCCCCGCCTACAGCCCGGCCTGGCATTCTCGGCACGAGCCATTTTTGATAGTGTCTCGATAACAAAAGAAAAAATCGAGGCAGAGATTTCAGGCATGGCAACGGGCTATCGAGGCACGTTCGTCATCTCCTGGTCGCAGACGGAAATAGACGGCCTGAAGGCCGCGCCTCCGTCTTCGCTGACCGTCGGGGCCGCGTGGTCCTGGCACGGGGTTCCGGTGCGGGTCGATGGGCCTTCGTCGATCCTCCAGCTTGACCAGGCGGAAGGCGACGCAGACATCAGGACGCGCGCGGCGCGCATGGTGCGCCGTCTGGTGGGCGCGGCACTGACGCAGGAAACGCGCCTGGATCGCGTGGCGGTCGAACACCCGGTCACCGACAGCAGCTTCGTCGTCACCGATGGCGCGAAAAGCTATACGGTCACCCTGATCGAGGTCAGCGGGGAAAGCCCGCCGCTGTTGATGTTCCTCGACGAGATTCCGCCCTCGGGGCGCGATCTCTGGGTCGTGCATCACCGACTGGACGCGCGCGCCTGCCAGGCCACGGATGATCAGGCCAGCGGGGTCATCTGCTTTACCCCCGGCACGATGATCCTGACCCCCAGCGGCCCGGTTCCGGTCCAGGATCTGCGCGCAGGCGACAGGGTGCAGACCAAGGACAGCGGCGCGCAGGAAATCCGCTGGACCGGCTCGCGCTATATGACCGGCGCCCGCCTCTTCGCGATGCCACGCCTGCGTCCCGTGCGCATCCGCCCCGGCGCCTTCGGCATCGGCGAGCCGGATAGCGAGATCGTCGTCTCGCCGGAGCACCGGATGGTGATAAAGGGCGTCGTGGCCCGTGCGCTGTTCAACACGCCCGAGGTTCTGGTCGCGGCCCGCGACCTGCTGAACGGCGACAGCGTGGTGCTGGACACCGCAGCCCGCGACGTCACCTATCACCACTTGATGCTACCCCGGCACGAGGTGCTCTTCGCCAATGGCGTGGAAACCGAAAGCTTCCATCCGGCGAATACCGCACTGTCCTCCCTCGCCGAGGGTGATCGCGCGCAGCTCTTGCGGGAAATGCCGTCGGCGGCCGAGAATCCGCATCTCTACGGGTCCTACGCCCGGCGGAACCTGTCAAAGTCCGAAGCCGCGATCCTTTTGCACGAGGCCGCCTGAGGCAGGACGCAGGACGCGGGGGCTCTGCCCCCAACACCCCCGAGGGCATTTGGACCAAGAAGAAACCACGGGCCCTGCCCTGTGCCGCACGGCGTGCCAGATTTGTCACGCGAAGAAGCGCCCGGCGACTCTGACGCATAGGGGCCGCCCGCGCTTCGCCGGTCTGGAAATCAGCCCGGGAGGCGATGGCGACGGGCAGAGGCCGGTCCGGGCGCCCGGCCCGAAAGCCGGGGGCGACGGGCGCTACTCGCGCAGTTCGTCGGGTTTCACGCCCCAGAGCGCCGCCTTCGGTGCCCAGCCGCTGTAGCCGCCTGCCGTCAGCTCGCACCAATGCGGCTCGCAGGCGCCGAGGCGGGCGACAACGCCCAGTTCAAGCCGGGCGTTCACGCGGCTGTCCGGATCGGGCCGCTGGTAGAGCGACACCATGTCCTGCTCGACGATCACCGTTCGCACCCCCGAGAGCAGCGAGTAATGCACCCAACCGCCCGCGCCGTCGCGGTCGCGCACCCGGCGCCAGTGGCCGTGTTCGGCGGTGATCTCCAGCGGCATGTCGCGGCGCTTGTAGACCCAGTCGATCCGGTGCGTCAGCGACGGACCGCGCCGCACGTTGCCCTCAGCCGCCTTCATCGAAACATAGCGTGGCAGCGGAAGGTTGGTGATCGGTCCAAGTTCCTGCCCCGCAGAGGCGATCTGCGCGCAGAGGATGGCCGCCAGCACGATGGCTTTCCTGTACATAGGTCGGTCCTGCCCGAGTTTTTCCGGCGGGGTTCTTGTGCCCCGCATTATCCTGTAACAGTCTAGCCAGGCGCCGGTGCGCCGGGAAGGTCAGGGAGAGCCGCAATGCCATCAAAACGTCTGAGTGTTGTCGTCACGCGACGCTTGCCGGAGGTGGTGGAGACACGCCTGTCCGAGCTTTTCGACGTGACGCTGCGCAGCGACGACACCCCGATGACCCGGGGCGAGCTTGTGGACGCGGTCCAGTCGGCGGATGTGCTGGTGCCCACGGTGACCGACCAGATCGACGCGGGCCTGATCGGTCAGGCCGGTGAGCGCCTGAAGCTGATCGCCAACTACGGCGCGGGCTTCGACCACATCGACGTCTCGACCGCGCGCTCGCG
This region of Ponticoccus alexandrii genomic DNA includes:
- the ltnD gene encoding L-threonate dehydrogenase; this encodes MGYGVAANCLKAGLETWGADVNAAQIERFAGEGGKAVTGPGDYAEADVVVTVVVNAAQTEAVLFGEGGAVAQMKQGAVVVSCATVAPDFARAMAARCAEAGVLYLDAPISGGQVKAASGELSVMASGAPEAFAKARPVLDAMAAKVFELGDEAGPGSAMKAINQLLVGVHLAAMGEAMTFGMTQGVTPEQFVKVIPECAGTSWVLENRAPHVVSGDYTPLSAVDIWLKDLGIVSDIARSAKFSAPLTAAALQQWVAASGMGMGREDDAAIAKLYATHAGLTLPGGDT
- a CDS encoding NAD(P)/FAD-dependent oxidoreductase, translated to MQDSFDVVIVGGAVIGSAVACYLSGDPDFDGRVLVVERDPTYARASTALSAASIRTQFSNAINVAISQYGAKVIRDFAILCATRDDRPDLAFHEGGYLYLAATPEQERTLRENHETQRACGADVVLWSPDDLSRAFPHLTCDDIRLASYGRSGEGWFDNTGLMNGFRNKARAQGVTYVRDEVTGLTRAGDRIIHVTLASGRRLACGTVVNAAGPRAAQVAGMAGLHIPVEPRKRTVFLYDCAQSPEGTARVNQGRLPLMIDPSGVYCRPEGRYFMTQCPPEDDRAVGCDDFEPDYAEFEERIWPVLAARSESFEAIKVIRSWAGHYAYNTLDHNMIVGPHPEVPNMLFANGFSGHGLQQAPATGRAVAELIVHGTYRTLDLSPLGMTRILTGTPFLEKNVI
- a CDS encoding phosphomannomutase, which gives rise to MAPKFGTSGLRGLVTELTEPLVRDYVTAFLSACPHGGAVHVGQDLRTSSPQIAGWVMETVRASGLTAVDCGTVPTPALALSALGAGAAAIMVTGSHIPADRNGLKFYLPTGEILKEDEARITTALGQPLPDGAGALETKDAAADYVARYTRGFAPDTLAGLTVGVYQHSSVARDLLVAVVVALGGRAVPIARSESFIPVDTEALDPETGALFAGWFAEHGLDVLISTDGDADRPMVVDDAGRVVPGDVLGALTARHLGAGVVCTPVSSNTMVEDAAFGLTVRRTRIGSPFVIAAMEEALTADPAARVVGYEANGGFLLGFDTGTLAPLMTRDCLLPILAPLAAAKVAGVKLSALIDALPPRFTAADRIAGIETARAAAFLEDLTEGPEARAAFFGEAESALDLTDGLRASFAGGHVLHLRPSGNAPEFRCYAEAGSRGAAQALVARTLDKLRATLT
- a CDS encoding SH3 domain-containing protein, which translates into the protein MYRKAIVLAAILCAQIASAGQELGPITNLPLPRYVSMKAAEGNVRRGPSLTHRIDWVYKRRDMPLEITAEHGHWRRVRDRDGAGGWVHYSLLSGVRTVIVEQDMVSLYQRPDPDSRVNARLELGVVARLGACEPHWCELTAGGYSGWAPKAALWGVKPDELRE
- the otnK gene encoding 3-oxo-tetronate kinase → MTLLGAIADDFTGATDLAGLLARSGVPVSLRLGVPETPPADTAPFEVIALKCRTEPVDKAVADCRAALKWLQAAGAQRFFWKYCSTFDSTPQGNIGPVAEALMADLGTDQTIYCPAFPENGRSIFMGNLFVGRQPLAESPMKDHPLTPMTDSNLMRLLEPQVTRPVGLADRLTVAQGAEALRAELARLAEEGVAHVVIDAVANEDLYTIAEACRDMPLMTGGSAVAMPLPKLWMQDGALKADTARAPEQIGPGAVVLSGSCSAMTRKQVEAYKATGAPSYRLDPVKLDEEGPQKALDWLAAQDLDAAPLVYATAEPDQVRAAQAALGREEAGAVVERALAKLAVAARDRGARRVVVAGGETSGAVAQALGIDRLDIGAEIAPGVPWCTCDSGGERIAITLKSGNFGAETFFADALGKLA
- a CDS encoding UDP-glucose dehydrogenase family protein, which codes for MKIAMIGTGYVGLVSGVCFSDFGHEVVCVDKDPRKIEMLERGEVPIYEPGLDTLMAKNVEAGRLTFTLDLAKAIEGAEAVFIAVGTPTRRGDGHADLTYVMAAAEEIARAAKDYVVVVTKSTVPVGTNAKVRETVAAANPDLDFDVASNPEFLREGAAIDDFMKPDRVVVGVETDRAAKVMEGIYRPLYLRDFPIVTTDLESAEMIKYAANAFLATKITFINEIAALCEKVGADVKQVSKGMGMDGRIGNKFLHAGPGYGGSCFPKDTKALARIGQEHASPMSIVETVIKVNEDTKRRMIDKLLDLCGGSFNGKTVAVLGVTFKPNTDDMRDAPALTIVPAMVGGGAKVRVVDPQGRREGEHMLPGVDWATDPYRAAEGADLLVILTEWNEFRALDLTQLAGSMASARMADLRNIYSPEDARRAGFTAYESIGRSGFDSA
- a CDS encoding Hint domain-containing protein encodes the protein MATGYRGTFVISWSQTEIDGLKAAPPSSLTVGAAWSWHGVPVRVDGPSSILQLDQAEGDADIRTRAARMVRRLVGAALTQETRLDRVAVEHPVTDSSFVVTDGAKSYTVTLIEVSGESPPLLMFLDEIPPSGRDLWVVHHRLDARACQATDDQASGVICFTPGTMILTPSGPVPVQDLRAGDRVQTKDSGAQEIRWTGSRYMTGARLFAMPRLRPVRIRPGAFGIGEPDSEIVVSPEHRMVIKGVVARALFNTPEVLVAARDLLNGDSVVLDTAARDVTYHHLMLPRHEVLFANGVETESFHPANTALSSLAEGDRAQLLREMPSAAENPHLYGSYARRNLSKSEAAILLHEAA